The genomic region GCACTTATGCCCTAGTTATCAGAATGCCAAATTTTCAATTGATCCCCTCTCAGTTACCATTTTGCATACAACAAGTTCATAGCTCTTCCTCTCAACTTGTTAGATCTCAGTCACCCTTTTTTCTGTCTGATTCTGAAGCCTGCAGGGGGATTCTTTTGCTTATGTAGTGCAGAAAAAGGAATTGTCAACACCAGCATAACAGTTTTTTGTGAGGCAGGTCTCAAATATGTAGTATATTAAACAGGTTCCAAGCAAATTTGGTttttagaaaagaaaagaaaaaactatttgTTAGTAGAACCAAACTTATTATCGCGTAGCCAAACAAATCACCTACACTCTGCTCTCAGCTCTGCTGCCTCCAGCGCTGAGTTGCTTGCTGCTGCAACACGCATGGTTGAGTCAATTCAACTTGCTATGCTTATCGATCAGATCGAGGTTGAGTCAATTCAACTTGCTCTGCTTATTAATCAGATCAAACCGCTCTTCTTAACTTTTGTGAGCTCTTCCATTTGCGCTATCTCCAACTAAGTTGAATAGCTGCAACTCTTACTTAATAATTCcacttcattttattttgttcaGTTATGGAAGTGCATTTTACAGAAATTTACTAGCAGTTCACTTGTCTGACTCATGCATGCACTCGAGGATTCAGTGTTGAGTCCGGTTTTCAGAAAATGCATTATGTTGTTGTGTTGTGTCTGTGAGGAATTTTGTGTTTTTCAGGGAGACGAACATCTGAAGCTGTACTTAGTACTCGTACATTCCTAGGAGATTGATATGGATCTCACGTTCCAGTTGATAGAACAGATTACCAAAAGTTTCTCTGACGATCAAAAAATTGGCTGTGGTGCATATGGGGAAGTTTACAAGGTACGACGTGATTTCCGGATAGTAGTTATCACTTGCTATGACCGAGTGCTCCATTTTAACACCGGGTTTTAAATAACAGGGAGTGCACAATGGTGAAGAAATTGCCATTAAGAAGCTTTACAACATGCAAGGGATTGATGACAAGGAATTTACAAATGAGTTCCGTAATCTTATGAAGGTCAAGCATCCGAACATCGTACGCTTAATTGGCTACTGCTATGAAATACGACATAGACATGTTGAGATGAACGGAGAACTTGTTTTCGCTAAAATAATAGACCGACTTCTCTGCTTTGAATATATGGAGGGTGGAAGCCTTGCTAAGTATATTTCTGGTATGATGGTATTTCTAATACTTTTAATTCAATATGTTTATGTCTGACAGTCCGAGTATAATGCCTGTCTTTACCTCTTGCGCAGATGAATCCTGTGGTCTTGATTGGCCCACTCGATACAAAATCATTAAGGGAATTTGTGAGGGTCTAAATCATCTTCATAATGCGCGGAGTGATTATATTTATCATCTGGATTTGAAACCGGATAATATACTGTTGGATAAAAACATGATGCCCAGGATTGCAGATTTCGGCATGTCAAGACTCTTAGCTTCATCCAAAACCCATATAACTCAAACTCTAAAAGGAACACTGTAAGTTGATTGAGCATGTCTGATCCATTTCTCTTCATTCAATAGCAATATGTTGTGCTTGCATTGCCTTTACTGTATGTGTCAATACCATGCAGAGGGTACATGCCACCAGAATTCATTGACAAGCGCAGAATCACAAAGAAGTATGATGTGTTCAGTGTTGGTGTCATAATTTTACAAGTAATGGCTGGAGCTCAGGGCTACAACAATTGTTGTGAGATGTCTTCTCCCCAACAGTTTATCGAGCTTGTAAGCCTTTGTACTATATTTTGAGCAAATGTTATGTTTTTTCTGGTATCTTCACACTATCCAAGAATGCGTGCGCTTATGAATCTTTATATATATACCGCAGGTACATGAGAACTGGAAGAAAAGGCTTCAAGGGATGCCAATGCAGGAAAATACTTACTCAATTGACATCCTAGCAGTGCAGAGATGTATTGAACTCGCAGTGAGATGTGTGGAGGCCGATCCCGTAAAAAGGCCTAgtataatggacgtcgtcgatgaGCTGAATAAACTAGATGCTGACATGAAGAATATATCACTTCCATGCCAGGTAAGATTCAGGTTATCTTTTCAAATGAAACTGAATCAAAACTTTGGGAGTTTAAGTAATTTGGTGGATCCTAAACATTTCTGTCATTCTGTGGCATGTGTATCTGAGCCAAATTCATACGAATACAAATTAACATTGGTCATATTTCCACAATTCAGAGATCACTCGAAGTTATGTGAATTTCTTTGTCATTTGGCCGAACTGGAATCTCCAATTTTTCAGTTATTTCAGTGGTGCCCAAAATATTTTCAAATCTGAGATTTGATACCATGATCTATTTATTCTCATTGCAGGAAACTTCTGATTCCAAAGATCTTGAGCTCGATCCTGCCCTCGAGCTACGCTTCCCATTTGAGCTAAACAGGGACATATCATGTTGTATGCAGCTAATCAACAAGACAAACGAGTTCGTTGCATTCAACATCAGAACCAATAAAATGAAGTACAGTGCACGGCCAAATAACGGGACTATGGCACCATATTCCAAGATTTATATCACATTTACATTGCTGGCACAAGACAAGGATCCACCCTATATGCGGTGCCAAGACATGCTCATTGTGCAGAGCACTAGGCTCAGCATGGAATCCGGTGATGAGATCACTGACGAGTTCTTCGAGAAGGCAGTGGCAAGTAGGGTGGTGGATGAGGTGAAGTTGCCGATTGTCTATGTTGTGTAGTTACTGTGCTGGAGCATGAGTGAAATCCATCTAGGGTGACATGACAAGGGAAACATAGAGGCTCATGACTTGCATAAAGTTCTGCGGATATTTGAGAGTAGATTCTGTCGGTAAGAAAACTATGTTCAACTTTTGCGTGTGTAACCGTTTAGAAAGACTAATATGAACTTAGATCTGTATCCACCCTTCACTAGTTATATGGACTCAAAGGATTCATGCTACTACATTGCCTTTTTGTAAAGGGGGTGTATATTAATTAAGAACCATTGTCATCATTACAATCACACAACGTCAGATTGGACACgcatgttagagcatctacaaccggacttgaCAAATTCAACCCCTCAAACGCTCGTGGACGTGCCCGAGCGCGTCCGCGGACAGTGACCGGTCACCCCTCAAAAAACAGATTCCACATCCGGATACCTTAAATTAGAAACCTTAAATCCATATTATTATATGCAATGTGAAACCTAATCTACGCGGAGCTCGTCCGGTTCTGCTCCCCGCTCGTCCGGCTCCGCCCTGGCCATGTCCAGCGGCCGCCTGCACTCCTCAGAGTGTTGGGCCGGTCGCCGGAAAGGTAGGGTAGAGCATGGGACACGAGCTGGCTCACGGGACTGAAGGCcccgccgtctcccatgccctactcttcctagTCGGAGACCGGAACCCGAACGGTGTCGCCGAcgtcagatcgatgatggatccatcCGGACTGTTGCGCCATACGGGACGCCGGAGAATGCGACGGGAGGCACCATGGGCCTCGTCCGACGAGGCCATGGCATGGCGTGCCTGCTGTGCAAGGCACCAGGCCCGGGAGGCGGCGGCAGCCACGGTGGCGGAAGTCGGCGAGGCGGAGTCTC from Triticum aestivum cultivar Chinese Spring chromosome 4A, IWGSC CS RefSeq v2.1, whole genome shotgun sequence harbors:
- the LOC123084850 gene encoding putative receptor-like protein kinase At4g00960, with amino-acid sequence MDLTFQLIEQITKSFSDDQKIGCGAYGEVYKGVHNGEEIAIKKLYNMQGIDDKEFTNEFRNLMKVKHPNIVRLIGYCYEIRHRHVEMNGELVFAKIIDRLLCFEYMEGGSLAKYISDESCGLDWPTRYKIIKGICEGLNHLHNARSDYIYHLDLKPDNILLDKNMMPRIADFGMSRLLASSKTHITQTLKGTLGYMPPEFIDKRRITKKYDVFSVGVIILQVMAGAQGYNNCCEMSSPQQFIELVHENWKKRLQGMPMQENTYSIDILAVQRCIELAVRCVEADPVKRPSIMDVVDELNKLDADMKNISLPCQETSDSKDLELDPALELRFPFELNRDISCCMQLINKTNEFVAFNIRTNKMKYSARPNNGTMAPYSKIYITFTLLAQDKDPPYMRCQDMLIVQSTRLSMESGDEITDEFFEKAVASRVVDEVKLPIVYVV